A single genomic interval of Nocardioides nitrophenolicus harbors:
- a CDS encoding amidase codes for MSTALPDAMATAAAVRSGETTAREVVEESIRRIERLDPRLNAMVGTRFDEALAEVDAGLPDGPLTGVPVVVKSLAADVAGLPTTGGSRLWADDVATADSELVRRYKAAGMVVLGTTNTPELGKNASTEPVLHGACHNPWSLDHSTGGSSGGSAAAVAAGLVPVAHGNDGGGSIRIPAAVCGLFGLKPSRGLIPGAPYASTISSPTSVHGALTTTVRDSALMLDVSAGRAAGQATFAATAPAGGYLGCVERDPGRLRIGLATVVPDGPAVDPAGVVAARRTADLLSDLGHQVVEIALPVAYPDFARHSGVVMGANLVAHVDDRLAELGRGLRDDDIEPFTRVMYDRYSSLPMADLLRALEGFEQVGFATAALFTGPDALDVVLTPMLCLRTPRLGVLDTTTPEVMYTLAPGMAGFTSLVNVTGGSAMSVPAGFDADGLPLGAHFFTDLGGEALLLSLAGQLERAAPWPRHAPLAG; via the coding sequence GTGAGCACCGCGCTGCCCGACGCCATGGCCACCGCCGCCGCGGTCCGCAGCGGCGAGACCACCGCGCGCGAGGTGGTCGAGGAGAGCATCCGCCGGATCGAGCGGCTCGACCCGCGGCTCAACGCGATGGTCGGCACCCGGTTCGACGAGGCGTTGGCCGAGGTCGACGCCGGACTGCCCGACGGCCCGTTGACCGGGGTCCCGGTGGTCGTCAAGTCGCTCGCCGCCGACGTGGCGGGGCTGCCCACGACGGGCGGCAGCCGCCTGTGGGCCGACGACGTCGCCACCGCGGACAGCGAGCTCGTGCGGCGCTACAAGGCCGCGGGAATGGTGGTCCTCGGCACCACCAACACCCCCGAGCTCGGCAAGAACGCGAGCACCGAGCCGGTCCTGCACGGCGCCTGCCACAACCCCTGGTCGCTCGACCACTCCACCGGCGGATCCAGCGGTGGGTCCGCCGCGGCGGTCGCGGCCGGCCTGGTGCCCGTCGCCCACGGCAACGACGGCGGCGGCTCGATCCGGATCCCGGCGGCGGTCTGCGGCCTGTTCGGGCTCAAGCCGAGCCGCGGCCTGATCCCCGGGGCGCCGTACGCCTCGACGATCTCCTCGCCGACCAGCGTCCACGGCGCGCTCACCACCACCGTCCGCGACTCCGCCCTGATGCTCGACGTCTCGGCCGGGCGCGCTGCGGGGCAGGCGACCTTCGCGGCGACCGCACCCGCCGGGGGCTACCTCGGCTGCGTCGAGCGGGACCCGGGCCGGCTGCGGATCGGGCTCGCCACGGTGGTTCCCGACGGGCCCGCGGTCGACCCCGCGGGGGTGGTTGCCGCCCGTCGTACGGCGGACCTGCTGAGCGATCTCGGACACCAGGTGGTCGAGATCGCCCTCCCGGTCGCCTATCCCGACTTCGCCCGCCACTCCGGCGTGGTCATGGGCGCCAACCTGGTCGCGCACGTCGACGACCGGCTCGCCGAGCTCGGGCGGGGGCTGCGCGACGACGACATCGAGCCGTTCACGCGCGTCATGTACGACCGCTACTCGTCGCTGCCGATGGCCGACCTGCTGCGCGCGCTCGAAGGCTTCGAGCAGGTCGGCTTCGCGACGGCGGCGCTCTTCACCGGCCCCGACGCGCTGGACGTCGTACTGACTCCGATGCTGTGCCTGCGGACGCCGAGGCTGGGGGTGCTCGACACGACCACCCCGGAGGTGATGTACACCCTCGCGCCCGGCATGGCGGGATTCACGAGCCTGGTCAACGTCACCGGCGGGTCGGCGATGTCGGTGCCCGCCGGGTTCGACGCCGACGGGCTGCCGCTGGGCGCGCACTTCTTCACCGACCTCGGCGGCGAGGCGCTGCTGCTGTCGCTGGCCGGCCAGCTCGAGCGGGCCGCACCCTGGCCGCGGCACGCGCCGCTGGCCGGCTGA
- a CDS encoding SDR family NAD(P)-dependent oxidoreductase — MQRFSGTNVIVTGAASGIGQATVVRLVAEGAAVFAVDRDAAGLADTVATSVGPGRVSTAVVDVTDEAAVVAAVGAARAELGSVEVLVNVAGAHRTTPIGSLTVADLRELFEVNLVGTALFCREVVPLLPEGTGVIVNVASTSAAHGNPYMSAYSASKGAVLGFSLSLAAELVGRGIRVVPLSPGTVDTPLTRSVAVEPGLDLSAFDRIRSPLGPARPEQIAAAVAFAASSDASYLTGLDLRVDGGSHI; from the coding sequence ATGCAGAGGTTCAGCGGCACCAATGTCATCGTGACCGGCGCCGCGTCGGGCATCGGCCAGGCGACGGTCGTGCGCCTGGTCGCCGAGGGGGCGGCGGTCTTCGCGGTCGACCGTGATGCGGCGGGGCTCGCCGACACGGTCGCGACGTCGGTCGGGCCCGGACGGGTCAGCACGGCCGTCGTCGACGTGACCGACGAGGCGGCGGTCGTCGCCGCGGTCGGCGCGGCGCGCGCGGAGCTCGGCAGCGTCGAGGTCCTCGTCAACGTCGCCGGCGCGCACCGTACGACGCCGATCGGGTCCCTGACGGTCGCCGACCTGCGGGAGCTGTTCGAGGTCAACCTGGTCGGTACGGCGCTCTTCTGTCGCGAGGTGGTCCCGCTGCTGCCGGAGGGCACCGGGGTGATCGTGAACGTCGCTTCGACGTCGGCCGCCCACGGCAACCCCTACATGTCGGCGTACTCCGCGTCGAAGGGCGCCGTCCTCGGCTTCTCGCTGAGCCTGGCCGCCGAGCTGGTCGGCCGCGGGATCCGGGTCGTCCCGCTCTCGCCGGGCACCGTCGACACCCCGCTGACCCGCAGTGTCGCCGTCGAGCCCGGTCTCGACCTCAGCGCCTTCGACCGGATCCGCTCGCCCCTCGGCCCGGCGCGGCCGGAGCAGATCGCGGCCGCCGTCGCCTTCGCCGCCTCGTCCGACGCGTCGTACCTCACCGGCCTCGACCTGCGGGTCGACGGCGGCTCCCACATCTGA
- a CDS encoding ABC transporter permease subunit — MPRKNPVGSTRSARGLGVLGAGMVVAGLALLVVGWSAPLLLFVKAVLVLAGVIVLAQGLSRVVWAVRGGRPDILLWLCCGWLALLAVVALLAPVLPLGEHVDVVKALDAPIYQAPRLLSDHPFGTNNYGLDMLSRSIYGARTSLVIALSAVAIGTVVGGSIGVVAGFLRSGVDSVVGILTNALLAVPPLVLLIALATVLEPKLRNVALALALLTIPSMIRLARANTIAFAQREFVLAARAMGATRLRIMWRELVPNVVLPIFSMMVVMISVLIVAEASLSFLGFGVQAPEPTWGNMISEAEGSTMQEHPHIVLVPGVFLFLTVFSFNLLGEKAQKRWDPRSAKL, encoded by the coding sequence ATGCCTAGGAAGAACCCCGTCGGGTCGACGCGCTCGGCCCGCGGCCTCGGTGTCCTCGGTGCCGGGATGGTCGTGGCCGGCCTGGCGCTGCTGGTCGTCGGCTGGAGCGCCCCGCTGCTGCTGTTCGTGAAGGCCGTGCTCGTCCTCGCCGGCGTCATCGTCCTCGCCCAGGGCCTGTCCCGGGTCGTGTGGGCGGTCCGCGGCGGCCGGCCCGACATCCTGCTGTGGCTGTGCTGCGGCTGGCTGGCGCTGCTGGCGGTGGTCGCGCTGCTGGCGCCGGTGCTGCCGCTCGGCGAGCACGTCGACGTGGTGAAGGCGCTGGACGCGCCCATCTACCAGGCGCCGAGGCTGCTCTCGGACCATCCGTTCGGCACCAACAACTACGGGCTCGACATGCTCTCCCGATCGATCTACGGCGCCCGGACGTCGCTCGTCATCGCGCTCTCCGCGGTCGCGATCGGCACCGTCGTCGGCGGCAGCATCGGCGTCGTCGCGGGCTTCCTGCGCTCGGGCGTCGACAGCGTGGTCGGCATCCTCACCAACGCCCTGCTCGCCGTACCGCCGCTGGTGCTGCTGATCGCGCTCGCCACCGTCCTCGAGCCGAAGCTGCGCAATGTCGCCCTCGCCCTGGCGCTGCTGACCATCCCGAGCATGATCCGGCTGGCCCGGGCCAACACGATCGCCTTCGCCCAGCGCGAGTTCGTGCTCGCCGCCCGGGCGATGGGCGCGACCCGGCTGCGGATCATGTGGCGCGAGCTGGTGCCGAACGTCGTCCTGCCGATCTTCTCGATGATGGTCGTGATGATCTCGGTGCTGATCGTCGCCGAGGCGTCGCTCAGCTTCCTCGGCTTCGGCGTCCAGGCGCCCGAGCCGACCTGGGGGAACATGATCTCGGAGGCCGAGGGCAGCACCATGCAGGAGCACCCGCACATCGTCCTGGTGCCCGGCGTCTTCCTGTTCCTGACCGTGTTCTCGTTCAACCTGCTGGGCGAGAAGGCCCAGAAGCGCTGGGACCCGAGGAGTGCGAAGCTGTGA
- a CDS encoding ABC transporter ATP-binding protein has translation MSDQTVLEVEDVRTEFQTARGLVRAVDGVSLSLRAGETLGIVGESGSGKSVLGRTIMGLITTGHGTQVHGSVRIAGQDVHAISAKQRRGLWGSEVAMVFQDPMTSLNPVKRVGTHITEALRLHLGLGKAAAAERAIDLLRQVGIPEPARRMSQFPHELSGGMRQRVVIAMALCCDPRLLIADEPTTALDVTVQKQILDLLTSLAESRQMATILISHDLGAVAGRTDRVQVMYAGRVVERSATAEVFAGPRHPYTEGLLASIPRLSDPPHTTLRAIVGSPPNMANPPEGCRFAPRCPYVQDRCTAEQPELLEIGARRTSHVAACHFPLPDVELDAPRAALAEEIS, from the coding sequence GTGAGCGACCAGACGGTTCTCGAGGTCGAGGACGTACGCACCGAGTTCCAGACCGCCCGCGGCCTCGTCCGCGCGGTCGACGGCGTCTCGCTGAGCCTGCGCGCGGGCGAGACGCTCGGCATCGTCGGTGAGTCCGGGTCGGGCAAGTCGGTCCTCGGGCGCACGATCATGGGCCTGATCACGACGGGTCACGGGACGCAGGTGCACGGCAGCGTGCGGATCGCCGGCCAGGACGTGCACGCGATCAGCGCCAAGCAGCGCCGTGGGCTGTGGGGCTCCGAGGTCGCGATGGTGTTCCAGGACCCGATGACCAGCCTCAACCCGGTCAAGCGGGTCGGCACCCACATCACCGAGGCGCTGCGCCTGCACCTGGGCCTGGGCAAGGCGGCCGCGGCCGAGCGGGCGATCGACCTGCTGCGTCAGGTCGGGATCCCGGAGCCGGCGCGCCGGATGAGCCAGTTCCCCCACGAGCTCTCGGGCGGCATGCGGCAGCGGGTCGTCATCGCGATGGCGCTGTGCTGCGATCCCCGGCTGCTCATCGCCGACGAGCCCACCACGGCCCTCGACGTCACCGTGCAGAAGCAGATCCTCGACCTGCTCACCTCGCTCGCGGAGAGCCGGCAGATGGCGACCATCCTGATCAGCCACGACCTCGGCGCCGTCGCCGGCCGCACCGACCGGGTCCAGGTGATGTACGCCGGGCGGGTGGTCGAGCGGTCCGCCACCGCCGAGGTGTTCGCAGGTCCCCGGCATCCCTACACCGAGGGGCTGCTGGCCTCGATCCCGCGTCTGTCCGACCCGCCGCACACCACGCTGCGTGCGATCGTCGGCTCACCGCCCAACATGGCGAACCCGCCCGAGGGCTGCCGGTTCGCGCCACGCTGCCCCTACGTGCAGGACCGCTGCACCGCGGAGCAGCCCGAGCTGCTGGAGATCGGTGCCCGACGTACCTCCCACGTCGCGGCCTGCCACTTCCCGCTGCCCGACGTCGAGCTCGACGCACCGCGGGCCGCCCTCGCAGAGGAGATCAGCTGA
- a CDS encoding MaoC/PaaZ C-terminal domain-containing protein gives MPIDLATALAAPPAVRAISWTRRDVLLYHLSLGAGRHADADPELAYTFEQGVDGQGLQVLPTFAVVAGKAISAGDEPSAPAMRMPGIDVDLHRVLHGGQALTVHRPIPTAGSAELSTCVADVWDKGNAAVVVLEHRVADADGPLWTGRMQIWVRGEGGFGGGPGPDPAWSAPDRAPDHVLDSPTDPGQALLYRLNGDLNPLHADPAFAASAGFDRPILHGLASYGIVAKALVDRLLDGDATRLRGLAVRFAGTLVPGETIRTSVWCDGDRLVLAASCPERGDQPVLSHAVAEVTA, from the coding sequence ATGCCGATCGACCTCGCCACCGCCCTGGCCGCACCGCCGGCGGTCCGCGCCATCTCCTGGACCCGGCGCGACGTGCTGCTCTACCATCTCTCGCTCGGCGCCGGCCGCCACGCGGACGCCGACCCCGAGCTGGCCTACACCTTCGAGCAGGGGGTGGACGGGCAAGGTCTCCAGGTGCTGCCGACGTTCGCGGTCGTCGCGGGCAAGGCGATCTCGGCCGGCGACGAGCCGAGTGCCCCGGCGATGCGCATGCCGGGGATCGACGTCGACCTGCACCGCGTGCTGCACGGCGGCCAGGCGCTCACCGTGCACCGCCCGATCCCCACCGCCGGCAGCGCCGAGCTGAGCACCTGCGTCGCCGACGTCTGGGACAAGGGCAACGCCGCCGTGGTCGTGCTCGAGCACCGGGTCGCCGACGCCGACGGCCCGCTGTGGACCGGGCGGATGCAGATCTGGGTGCGTGGGGAGGGCGGCTTCGGCGGCGGGCCCGGACCGGACCCGGCGTGGAGCGCGCCCGACCGGGCTCCGGACCACGTGCTCGACAGTCCCACCGACCCCGGCCAGGCGCTGCTCTACCGGCTCAACGGCGACCTCAACCCGCTGCACGCCGACCCGGCGTTCGCGGCGTCCGCCGGCTTCGACCGGCCGATCCTGCACGGCCTCGCGTCGTACGGCATCGTCGCGAAGGCGCTCGTCGACCGGCTCCTCGACGGCGACGCCACCCGGCTGCGCGGGCTCGCGGTCCGCTTCGCCGGGACCCTGGTCCCCGGGGAGACGATCCGCACCTCGGTCTGGTGCGACGGCGACCGCCTCGTCCTGGCGGCGTCCTGTCCCGAGCGCGGCGACCAGCCGGTCCTCAGCCACGCGGTGGCGGAGGTGACGGCGTGA
- a CDS encoding ABC transporter ATP-binding protein, with translation MAGSGTAHLRPDQAPVLAVDDMVVEFPVGRGQKVHAVSGLSLDLLPGETLGILGESGCGKSTAGRAVMQLPSPTSGTVRLGEHELTGLTSRPLRKARSRMQMIMQDPTSSLNPRRKVKDLVTEGLAIWGFEGSQQEKEELVRETLSAVGLDPDVVWDRRPHELSGGQCQRVCIARALMMNPEVLICDEPVSALDVSVQAQILNLLERTKQRYDLSMVFIAHDVSVVKNISDRVMVLYLGKTCEVVPSDRIELDAAHPYTRMLLASIPGAGDRELSASAAAVELPSPLNPPSGCRFRTRCPLATERCAEQEPELREVRPGQYVACHHPIVDPSTEE, from the coding sequence ATGGCCGGAAGCGGAACCGCCCACCTGCGGCCCGACCAGGCGCCCGTGCTCGCCGTCGACGACATGGTCGTCGAGTTCCCCGTCGGCCGCGGGCAGAAGGTGCACGCGGTGTCCGGGCTCAGCCTCGACCTGCTGCCGGGGGAGACCCTCGGCATCCTCGGCGAGTCCGGCTGCGGCAAGTCGACCGCCGGTCGTGCGGTCATGCAGCTGCCGTCGCCGACGTCGGGCACCGTCCGGCTCGGCGAGCACGAGCTGACCGGCCTGACCTCCCGGCCGCTGCGCAAGGCGCGCTCCCGGATGCAGATGATCATGCAGGACCCCACGTCCTCGCTGAACCCGCGTCGCAAGGTCAAGGACCTGGTCACCGAGGGGCTGGCGATCTGGGGCTTCGAGGGCAGCCAGCAGGAGAAGGAGGAGCTGGTCCGCGAGACCCTCTCCGCGGTCGGCCTCGACCCCGACGTGGTCTGGGACCGCCGTCCGCACGAGCTGTCGGGCGGCCAGTGCCAGCGGGTCTGCATCGCCCGGGCGCTGATGATGAACCCGGAGGTCCTGATCTGCGACGAGCCGGTCTCGGCGCTCGACGTCTCGGTGCAGGCCCAGATCCTCAACCTGCTCGAGCGCACCAAGCAGCGCTACGACCTCAGCATGGTCTTCATCGCCCACGACGTGTCGGTGGTGAAGAACATCAGCGACCGGGTGATGGTGCTCTACCTCGGCAAGACCTGCGAGGTCGTCCCGTCGGACCGCATCGAGCTGGACGCCGCCCACCCGTACACCCGGATGCTGCTCGCCTCGATCCCCGGCGCCGGCGACCGCGAGCTGAGCGCGTCGGCGGCCGCCGTCGAGCTGCCCTCGCCGCTGAACCCGCCTTCGGGCTGCCGGTTCCGCACCCGCTGCCCGCTGGCCACCGAGCGATGCGCCGAGCAGGAGCCGGAGCTGCGGGAGGTCCGTCCCGGGCAGTACGTCGCCTGCCACCACCCGATCGTCGACCCCAGCACCGAGGAGTGA
- a CDS encoding sulfite exporter TauE/SafE family protein yields the protein MELIVVAGVAVVVFVVAALVQAVTGFGSALAAVPGLLLVADPAHAVVAATVVSLVLTAGVAVRERPYVDRRDAVVLTVAGVVGMPGGLVVLSVVDEGPLAAGIAAAMLVMVALLATGLRVDGRGLPLAGVVSGGLLTSTGMNGPPLVTALVDREPRRYRATLQAVFAGQDAVAVVAFAALGHIDADVLMLALGGVAGLPLGWRVGDAIFDRVSPERLRPLVIGTLVASAVAVLATTVA from the coding sequence GTGGAGCTGATCGTCGTCGCCGGTGTGGCGGTCGTGGTCTTCGTGGTGGCCGCGCTGGTCCAGGCGGTGACCGGATTCGGGTCCGCGCTGGCCGCCGTACCCGGTCTGCTGCTGGTCGCCGACCCGGCGCACGCGGTGGTGGCCGCGACCGTGGTCAGCCTGGTGCTGACGGCCGGCGTGGCCGTGCGGGAGCGACCGTACGTCGACCGGCGCGACGCCGTGGTGCTGACCGTCGCCGGGGTCGTCGGGATGCCCGGGGGACTGGTCGTGCTGAGTGTCGTCGACGAGGGGCCGCTGGCGGCTGGTATCGCCGCGGCGATGCTGGTGATGGTCGCCCTGCTGGCGACCGGACTCCGGGTCGACGGGCGTGGCCTGCCCTTGGCCGGCGTCGTCAGCGGGGGCCTCCTGACGTCGACCGGGATGAACGGGCCGCCGCTGGTGACGGCGCTCGTCGACCGGGAGCCGCGGCGCTACCGGGCCACCCTGCAGGCGGTCTTCGCCGGGCAGGACGCCGTCGCGGTGGTCGCCTTCGCGGCGCTCGGACACATCGACGCCGATGTGCTGATGCTGGCGCTCGGCGGTGTCGCCGGGCTGCCGCTCGGGTGGCGCGTCGGCGACGCGATCTTCGACCGGGTGTCCCCGGAGCGGCTACGGCCGCTCGTCATCGGCACGCTCGTCGCCTCGGCGGTCGCCGTCCTGGCGACCACCGTCGCGTGA
- a CDS encoding SDR family oxidoreductase — protein MSRTIAVTGSASGIGAALTRILEARGDRVITVDRVDADVVADLATAEGRAAAVVGIAERCDGFLDGLVTCAGTSVPSPLMVEVNYFGTVELVAGLQPALAASAAGRVAVVGSISGTQPHDPELVDLLLAGRTTAATDRAAALVEEGAPTRIYPSTKAALARWARATCVAPGWADAGVPLNVIAPGVILTPMSAGLMDDPRMRAVMDAAVPMPLNGYAEPEAPAELLAWLVSEVNSHVTGQVIYVDGGAEATLRPAEHY, from the coding sequence ATGTCCCGCACCATCGCCGTCACCGGCTCCGCCTCCGGGATCGGCGCCGCGCTCACGAGGATCCTCGAGGCCCGCGGGGACCGTGTCATCACCGTCGACCGGGTCGACGCGGACGTCGTCGCCGACCTCGCCACCGCCGAGGGACGTGCCGCCGCCGTCGTCGGCATCGCCGAGCGCTGCGACGGTTTCCTCGACGGCCTGGTGACCTGCGCCGGCACCTCGGTCCCGAGCCCGCTGATGGTCGAGGTGAACTACTTCGGCACCGTCGAGCTGGTCGCCGGGCTGCAGCCGGCTCTCGCGGCCTCGGCGGCGGGCCGGGTGGCCGTGGTCGGCTCGATCTCCGGCACCCAGCCCCACGACCCCGAGCTGGTCGACCTCCTCCTCGCCGGCCGTACGACGGCCGCCACCGACCGCGCGGCGGCCCTGGTCGAGGAGGGCGCACCGACCCGGATCTACCCGTCCACCAAGGCGGCGCTCGCCCGGTGGGCCCGCGCGACCTGCGTCGCGCCCGGGTGGGCCGACGCCGGCGTGCCGCTCAACGTGATCGCCCCCGGCGTCATCCTCACCCCGATGAGCGCCGGCCTGATGGACGACCCGAGAATGCGCGCCGTGATGGACGCGGCCGTCCCGATGCCGCTCAACGGGTACGCCGAGCCGGAGGCCCCGGCCGAGCTGCTCGCCTGGCTGGTGAGCGAGGTCAACAGCCACGTCACCGGACAGGTGATTTACGTCGACGGTGGCGCCGAGGCGACGCTGCGACCCGCCGAGCACTACTGA
- a CDS encoding ABC transporter permease: MSRRLALRLGELVAVLLLVSFGVFMMVSLMPGDPAVAVLGEGHTPAEYAAKRTELGLDGNVFARYAEWLGHALTGDLGRSLVPPNSDVIQRVLTALPVSVELAGLGLLMALVLAIPLAMWSASHEGGLVDRAIGASMFAILSVPSFLGGLLLIAIFANGLGWFPRAQWVRFGDGPLDNLYHAFLPALTIALMELALFTRVLRNDLLVTLHEDYILAARAKGMPPLRILLRDALRPSSFSLVTLLGISLGRLIGSTVIVEYLFALPGMGSLVIKSANNGDFPMVQGAVLLIAAIYVVINAGIDLSYGYLDPRTRRAHA, translated from the coding sequence ATGAGCCGCCGCCTGGCGCTGCGCCTCGGCGAGCTGGTGGCCGTGCTGCTGCTGGTCAGCTTCGGCGTGTTCATGATGGTGTCGCTGATGCCGGGCGACCCGGCGGTGGCGGTGCTCGGCGAGGGCCATACTCCTGCCGAGTACGCCGCGAAGCGCACCGAGCTCGGCCTCGACGGCAACGTCTTCGCGCGGTACGCCGAGTGGCTCGGCCACGCGCTGACCGGTGACCTCGGCCGTTCGCTGGTGCCGCCGAACAGCGACGTCATCCAGCGCGTCCTGACCGCGCTGCCCGTCAGCGTCGAGCTCGCCGGCCTGGGCCTGCTGATGGCGCTGGTGCTCGCGATCCCGCTGGCCATGTGGAGCGCCTCGCACGAGGGCGGCCTGGTCGACCGGGCGATCGGCGCGTCGATGTTCGCCATCTTGTCCGTGCCGTCGTTCCTCGGCGGACTGCTGCTGATCGCGATCTTCGCCAACGGGCTGGGCTGGTTCCCGCGGGCGCAGTGGGTGCGCTTCGGCGACGGACCGCTCGACAACCTCTACCACGCGTTCCTGCCGGCGCTGACGATCGCGCTGATGGAGCTCGCGCTGTTCACCAGGGTGCTGCGCAACGACCTGCTGGTGACGCTGCACGAGGACTACATCCTCGCGGCGCGCGCCAAGGGGATGCCGCCGCTGCGGATCCTGCTGCGCGACGCGCTGCGTCCCTCGTCGTTCTCGCTGGTCACCCTGCTCGGCATCAGCCTGGGCCGGCTGATCGGCAGCACCGTGATCGTGGAGTACCTGTTCGCACTGCCCGGCATGGGCAGCCTGGTCATCAAGTCCGCCAACAACGGCGACTTCCCGATGGTGCAGGGCGCCGTGCTCCTCATCGCCGCGATCTACGTCGTGATCAACGCCGGGATCGACCTCTCCTATGGCTACCTCGACCCAAGGACCCGCCGTGCTCATGCCTAG
- a CDS encoding TetR family transcriptional regulator → MPRIAEGRPAAKPSSSVQKDRYQRILRAAAKLGAQHGLEHVQMNDVAKQANVAIATLYRYFPSKVDLFSSVMRWRVGEYDQQPETVEVADPAAGVADLLIRISREMARMPKLSLAMIQANSQAYAMGSQESAFDDARFARIVQRAAGMTDATEEGERQIRLIVSCWFGTLVSLLNNRFSIEDAEDDIRAACALLLRPLDA, encoded by the coding sequence GTGCCACGGATCGCGGAGGGCCGGCCGGCGGCCAAGCCGAGCTCGAGCGTGCAGAAGGACCGCTACCAGCGGATCCTGCGGGCGGCGGCCAAGCTCGGCGCCCAGCACGGCCTCGAGCACGTCCAGATGAACGACGTCGCCAAGCAGGCCAACGTCGCGATCGCCACGCTCTACCGCTACTTCCCCTCGAAGGTCGACCTGTTCAGCTCGGTGATGCGGTGGCGGGTGGGGGAGTACGACCAGCAGCCCGAGACCGTCGAGGTGGCCGACCCGGCGGCCGGCGTGGCGGACCTGCTGATCCGGATCAGCCGGGAGATGGCCCGGATGCCCAAGCTCTCGTTGGCGATGATCCAGGCCAACAGCCAGGCCTACGCCATGGGCTCCCAGGAGTCGGCCTTCGACGACGCGCGCTTCGCGCGGATCGTCCAGCGCGCGGCCGGCATGACCGACGCGACCGAGGAGGGGGAGCGGCAGATCCGGCTGATCGTCTCCTGCTGGTTCGGAACCCTGGTCTCCCTGCTCAACAACCGGTTCTCGATCGAGGACGCGGAGGACGACATCCGGGCCGCCTGTGCCCTGCTGCTGCGTCCCCTCGACGCGTGA